In a single window of the Acinetobacter sp. CS-2 genome:
- a CDS encoding dATP/dGTP diphosphohydrolase domain-containing protein — protein MSEQGQKFDTNKPRMSLLPKGALNAVIRVLEFGATKYQVDNWKHVPDAKTRYYDAMQRHIDAWWHGEQKDSETGEHHLAHAICCGMFLWWFDDMDSKVMVGQGFAAKFVRKGDLEKIENCLHISTSMFHDDKAECFGCGAIVNHERKVIGVKRGAND, from the coding sequence ATGAGTGAGCAAGGACAAAAATTCGATACAAACAAGCCAAGAATGTCACTACTTCCAAAAGGCGCTCTAAACGCTGTAATTCGCGTTTTAGAGTTTGGGGCTACAAAGTATCAAGTAGACAACTGGAAGCATGTTCCTGACGCGAAAACTCGCTATTACGATGCAATGCAACGCCATATTGATGCTTGGTGGCATGGTGAGCAGAAAGACTCTGAAACAGGAGAGCATCATTTGGCACATGCGATTTGCTGCGGGATGTTCTTGTGGTGGTTTGATGATATGGACAGCAAGGTTATGGTTGGTCAGGGATTTGCGGCAAAGTTTGTTCGCAAGGGTGATTTAGAAAAAATAGAAAATTGCTTACACATATCAACTTCGATGTTCCATGACGATAAAGCTGAATGCTTTGGATGTGGTGCAATTGTAAATCATGAGCGGAAAGTTATTGGGGTGAAGCGAGGTGCTAATGACTAA